A stretch of DNA from Nitrospira sp. KM1:
CCGAGAATAGATCCTCGGAACCGGCCGGCCCTCTTGCCGCCGGAGCATCGCCCCTGTTAGATTTCCAGGCCATGGCGATGGAATTTCAGAAAGTAGACCCTCGTGTCACGATCTCTACGAAGTTCGGCGAGATCAAAATCCGCTTCTATCCGGATGCCGCGCCGCGCCACGTCGAGAACTTTCTGAATCTCGTGAAACTCGGTTTTTACGACGGGACGACGTTTCATCGGGTCGTGCCCGGATTCATCATCCAGGGGGGAGATCCGATGAGCAAGAATCCGGACCGTTCGCTGCATGGAACCGGCAGTCCCGGATACTTTCTCACGCCGGAGACAAGCGACCGGCCTCATAAACGCGGCGCTGTCGGCATGGCCAAGGTACCGCGCGAAAG
This window harbors:
- a CDS encoding peptidylprolyl isomerase, producing the protein MEFQKVDPRVTISTKFGEIKIRFYPDAAPRHVENFLNLVKLGFYDGTTFHRVVPGFIIQGGDPMSKNPDRSLHGTGSPGYFLTPETSDRPHKRGAVGMAKVPRESNSTRDFNDNGSQFFISVNDNSGLDRTYTVFGEVFRGLDVVDKIVALPRDERDNPLDSIMMKLTVKE